The nucleotide window GCTGCGCGGCGAGTTCCGCGAGGGCGATACGATCGTGGTCGATGCCGACGCGGACGGCTATACCTTTACCAAAGGCGTAACCTCCGAGGTTGGCGCGCCCTGAGAGACTGGCCCGGTACGCACAGCGCCGCTCACATCAAATGAGCGGCGCTGTGCGTAGACTGGAAGAATGATTTGGTTGACTATCCTGCGCGAACGGTTCCGTTTGCTGGCCTGGCCCGCCGATGCAGCAGTGTGTCCAGCGCATCCTGAAGCGTCAGCGCGGTAGCAAAGCCGTTTTTGCTCATGCCCAGCGCGACGATCGATTGTGCGATCTCTGGCCGGATGCCGACCAGGATTGTCTGTGCGCCGAGGAGCTTCGCGCCTCCGACCGCGCGCATCACGACGCTGGCGGCGTCCTGGTCGATCGGCGGAACGCCTGTGAGGTCGAGCACCGCCGTATAAGCCTGGTGCTGTTGAATGCCCTCTAAAAAGCGCTGCTCAAAATCCCAGGCCCGCTGCTGGTCGAGCGCGCCGATCAGCGGCATGACGATCACGCCGACGGCGACGGGAATGATCGGCAGCGAGAGAGAGCGGACGGTCGCGGCCAGCGATTGCTGAGATGCCTGCGCCTTTTGCAGCTCCTCGACGGTTTGCAGCAGCTCGTCCTGGCGCTGCCGGAGCGCTCGCTCATTGGCGCGCGATTGGGTGACATCGCGCGTCAGCAGCAAGTGACCTTCGATCTGGCCTCGGTTGTAGATGATCGGGCTGGTTGTAATCGCAATCGAATGGGTGTCTGTCTCCAGAATGGCCTCGGTGCGATCGGCCTTCAGGATCGCGCAGATCGCGGCGGCATCGAAGCCCTGCGCGCCGATCACATCAATGCTGCGCCCTTGGTGTAGGCCAAGGTGCTGCTCGATCGCCCGATTGGTGAAGCCGACGGTCGCGTCCGGCGTAATCACGGCGATACCCTCGACCATGTTCGCCAGCGCCTGATCCATCACGACCTCGGTCGTCTCGAAGATCTTGCGCTGGAACAGGAGGTAGGCCAGAGAGCTAATCAGCACGACCTGATTCACAATGCTGATGAACGGCGCAAGAAACGGATTCGCCCGCATGGTAAACCCGGTGATCGTGGAGAAGATCAGCAGGCCGATCAGCACCAGGATCGCGTGGCGCTCTCTGGGCTGATAGATGAACGTGCGAATCAGGAGCGCCATATGCGGAATCCAGCCGATTGTCGAGATCAGACCCATCGCGAGGCTAAGCGGCCCTGAAACGATCTGAAGGCCGTTTTCACTGCGTTCCACCCCGCCGATCAACAAGCCCGTGCCCAGCAGGTTATTCATCGCGATGAACGCCATGACGAGGATGTACGGCAGCGCGATCCAGCCGATGAGCCGAGGCCGCTGCCACCATTCCGGCGTGTAGAGCGCGGCGAAAAAGAGCAGCAAGCTCAAGGCCAGCAGCGCCAGCAGCATCCAAGAGACGGTCGCGGCTACGACGATAACCTGCGGGTTGGCCGCTTCGCGCCGGAGAGCGCCCGCGAGTGCCAGGAGGATTTGTACCACCGCTGCTGCAATGAAGCATCGCCCCGCTCGCTGCTGACGATAACGCATCCAGACCACCGTCGCCATGATCGTGCTAACCACAAGTGTGGGAACGATGCCGATCATCGCGAGCATAGCGCGCTCCTTATGTCGGGGAGGATCGGAGGATGAAGAGATGGAGGTAGGAAACCGGCACAACATTTATTCGATAGCATGCTGGGGGATATGCCTTTCCATAACAGGAGTTACGCGGTGAGCATTCCGGGCCTGCGGCAGAGCGGTACACCGTCTTTTTTGGGTCTGGTTTCGCGCTGTAAGCGCGAAACCAGACCCATGAACCGGGTCGTCCCATGCTGCCGCAGGCTACCATGTCCCTGGTGAACCAGCGACCGCGTACGTCCTGTCCATAAGTGGACGTGTTGGTTTCGGTATGTGCCAATCCGCGTCGATGGTCCGAGTACAGCCCATCAATACGCTAGTATAGCATCGTTAGGCGATGTGCTTTTATAGATTGTTAACCGTAGAGAACTATTTGGCGCTGCCTCCTTTGGGCCTACATTCTAGGTACAGGATTTGCGCGGAGAGCACAACCAGGCTGCGGCTGTCTCCTGGTCGAAGGACTAGGCTCGGCTTGGCGGTTCTGCCGGGGCAGGATCGTGCCGATCGCGCTACAATAACAGGGGTTGGGGCGGGAGTTTCAAGTTCAATGGTGTTCCCTTGTTCTTTTGTTCCTTTGTTCTCTAAGAAGTATTTCATGTGAGATGCCTATGTTTCATGGTCCTGCGGGAAACTGGTGGTCGCTGGTGCGCTTCGACGAGGAGCGCGACCGGCCCACGATCAGCCGGCAACTGCTGCAACGGGTAGGGAGCTACGCCGCGCCCTACCGCTGGTCGATCATCTGGATGCTGGTTGGCATCTTGCTGACCTCGCTGCTCGACTCGCTTCAGCCGCAACTGCTCAAGATCCTGGTCGACCGCGCGCTGCCGCAGGGTGATCGGCCCGGCGACCTGGGGCTGCTGACCTGGCTCGGCCTGGGCATGGTTGCGCTGCCGCTGGTCAGCGGTCTGATCGGCGTGTGGCAGCGGCGCATCAGCTCGCTGGTGGGCGAGGGCATTATCTACGATCTGCGGCGCGCGCTCTTCGATCATATGCAGCAGATGGGCCTGCGCTTCTTTACGCATACCAAATCGGGCGAGCTGGTTTCGCGGCTCAACAACGATGTGGTCGGGGCGCAGCGCGCGGTGACGACGACGCTGGTCGGCATCATCACGAATGTCGTGCTGGTGGTGATCACGCTGCTGTACATGATCGCGATCAACTGGCAGCTGACGGTGCTCTCAATCGTGATCTTGCCGCTGTTTATTTTGCCGTCACAGCGGATCGGGCGGGTGCTGGGACGGCTGACGCGCGAGCAGATGGAGTACAACGGCAAGATGAACGCGCAGATGGGCGAGACGCTCAACGTGAGCGGCGCGCTGCTGGTCAAGCTCTTTGGCCGCCGCTACGATGAGGTGGCGCGCTTCAGCCAGCACGCGGGCGATGTGCGCGATGTCGGCGTGCGGCAGGCGGTGATCGGGCGCTGGTTCTTCTGGGGCATCGGCCTGGCGAGCGCGCTGGGCGCGGCGCTGGTCTACTGGGTCGGCGGCTACTTCGCGATTCGCGGCGCGCTGACCACGGGCGAGCTTGTGGCGTTTGCGCTGTATCTGACGCGGCTGTACGGCCCCTTGTCGGCGCTGGTCAACGCGCGCGTCGAGTTTGCGACCTCGCTGGTCAGCTTCGAGCGCGTCTTCGAGGTGCTGGACCTGCCGATCGAGATCAAAGAGCAGCCCAACGCGGTCCATCTTGAGGATGTCGAGGGCGCGGTCGAGTTTCAGGGCGTGGCGTTCTCCTACTTCGAGCTGCCCGAATCCGCCGCGACGGCGCTCTCGTCGCGCGATAAGCCGGTGGGCAGCATCGAGCCGGATGGCACGATCAAGCCGATCATGAGCCGTCACTGGGCGCTGGAGGACGTATCGTTCCGGGTCGCGCCGGGGCAGATGGTGGCGCTGGTCGGGCCGAGCGGATCGGGCAAGACGACGATCACCTATCTGCTGCCGCGACTCTACGACGTAACGCGCGGGCGGATTCTGCTCGACGGCCACGATCTACGCGATCTGACGCTCGATACACTGGCGCAGCATATCGGTATGGTGACGCAAGAAACCTATCTCTTCCACGACACGATCGCGGCCAATCTGCGCTATGCCAAGCCCGACGCGACCGATGCCGAGCTGGAGGCGGCGGCACGCGCGGCCAATATCCACCATCTGATCGCGCAGCTAGCGGAGGGCTACCAGACGATCGTCGGCGAGCGCGGCTACCGCATGTCGGGCGGCGAGAAGCAGCGGCTGGCGATTGCGCGGGTGATCCTGAAAAATCCGCGCATCCTGGTGCTCGACGAAGCAACCTCGTCGCTGGATAGCGAGTCCGAGCGCGCGATTCAGGACGCGCTGGTCGAGGTGATGAAAGGCCGCACCACGCTGGTGATCGCGCACCGGCTGTCGACGATTCTTGCCGCCGATCGCATCCTGGTGCTGGAGTACGGCAAGCTGGTCGAGCAGGGCACCCACGCCGAGCTCCTGGCGCAGAGCGGATTGTACGCGCGGCTGTACCAGACGCAGTTCCGCGAGCAGCCGCCGCAGCCGCCAGCCGAAGCCGAGGTACCGGAGCTGACGACGAGCTAGCGCGGGCGGCGCGCAGGCCAGGTATAGCGCGGAGCGCGTGGGAGGGAGCGAAACCCTGCCACGCGCTTTTTGCGTGTCGAGGGCTATAATCAGCCTCCTGTCGCGCGGAAAAGGCGGATAATGAAAGAAGCTGACGATCGTACGAGGATGCGACATGGGCATCCCGCCGCTTGCGGCACAATGCCGAATAAGCTACACTTGGGCGGTTTCCGATAGAGGAGCGGTGTGTGCAAGTGCCATTAAATCCCGCCAATCTGCTGAGCTTCGCACGGCTGGTCGCGACGGTGCCGCTGGTCGTGCTGATCCTGCTGGCGACACATTGGAGTCTCTTTGCCGCTGCGCTGCTGTTCGTAATTATGGCTATCACCGATACGGTCGATGGGCGGCTGGCGCGGCGCTATGGCTGGGTCAGCAACATCGGCATCTTTCTGGACCTGACGGCGGACAAAGTCTATACCGCCGCCACGCTGATCTCGATGGTCGCGGTCGGAATTTTAGCGCCGTGGATCGCGATCGTGATCATTGTGCGCGAGTTTGTGGTGACAGGGCTGCGCTCGTTCGCCGCCGCCGAGGGCATGGTCATTCCTGCCGATAAGTGGGGCAAGCATAAGATGCTGCTGACGATCATCGCGATCGTCTGGATGCTGGTTGCCGCCAGCGCCGGGTTTCCTGAGCGGCCAATCGACAGCCTGCTGCCGCTGTTCGAGCCGAGCGGAGTCTACCAGGCGCTGGAGATCTTTCTCAGGATCGGCTACTGGCTGATGGTCGGCGCGGTGCTGCTGACGATCTATTCGGGCTACGAGTATATGCGCAAAGCCGCGCCGCTCTTCCGCACTTGAACAGATGTGCCAGGGTTTGGTATAATTTTAAGCTAACATAATGGACGAGACACGCGATTACGAGACAATTGCTGCGGCCTTGGAGGAGATCGCGGACGAGGTGCGCCGTTGCACCGCGTGCGAGCTACACAAAGGCCGTACCCGCGCCGTGCCGGGCGAAGGCCCCGTCAACGCCGAGATCATGTTTATCGGCGAGGCTCCCGGTCGCAACGAAGACCTGCAAGGCCGCCCGTTTGTCGGTCAGGCCGGAAAGCTGCTGGAAGAGCTGCTGGCCGAGATTGGCCTGACCCGCGATGATGTCTGGATCGGCAACGTGGTGAAGTGCCGCCCGCCCGGCAATCGCGATCCGCAGCCGGAGGAGATCGCGGCGTGCGCGGGCTACCTTGAGCGTCAGATCGCGCTGTTGCAGCCAAAGCTGATCGCGACGCTGGGCCGCTACTCGATGGAAAAGTTCTTCCCCGGCGCGAAGATTACCAGAGTGCACGGGCAGGCGCGACGCGACGGCAGCCGCGTGCTGATTCCGCTCTTTCACCCGGCGTATGTCCTGCGTAACATGGCGGCGATGCCCGACGCGGTACGCGATATGCGCAAGATCCCCCGGCTGCTGGAACGGTTGGAGCAGGTGCTCGCCGAGGAAGCCGCGTCGAATGCTCCATCATCTGCACCTGATCTACCACCTGCGGAGCCTGAGCAACTATCGCTGTTTTAGCTTGTACAATCCAGGGCGCGGTGTGCCTTCGATCGAGCATACCTGGCGCGAAACTTGCAACAGACAAGGCTATACGTTAGATGAAAACATACCGTTTGAACGCCACGGGTCGCCGGGCCACGCTGCTGCTGATGCTGGGCGCTCTGGCTGTATGGCTCTTTACCCTATGGAAGCTGCCGGATATTCTGAGCACACAGAACGTGACCGTGAGCTACCTGCGTCTGCCGAGTACGCTGGGCGCGGCGATCCGCGATGGGCTGACGGCGAGCCAGGTTGTACCGGCTTTGCTGTTTGGCGTGCTGATCGTCGCAGCGCCGCTGCTGCTCTGGAATCTGCTGGAAGAATGGTCGACGACGTATGTTGTGCGCGACGACGGCCTGCTGTACGATACCGTGCAGGGCATCTCGGTGCTCTATCCCTGGACGGCGATCAAAGGCTTGCGGCAGGTCGATCCCGAATCGAATGCGCCGGTCCACGAGCTGATCGTCGACGATGCGGGCATCTGCCAGATTCGCAGCCGCGTGCTGCGCTGGCTGCACCGGCAGGCGTTTGGCCGCAGCCGGATTCCGATCTACGCGCATGTCGCCGATCGTGACGAGCTGATCGCGGCGATTGTCGCCCGCGCCGGTTTGCAGCTGGCACGTTAAGAACCAAGAACCAAGAACAAAGGGCCTTGAACTCGAAGCTTTGAACTTCTGACCGCTGATCCTTTGATCCTTGACGGTTGAGTCTGGCTCTTTGTTCGTTTGATATGCAGAGCATTGGTAGTCGATGGGCTGCCATCAACCGAATGAGCGAAAGGAGAAAGTAAGAGCCGGCACGGGCCGTGCTCTGCTTCTTATATGCCAAAGAATCGATTACGTGTTATCTCGCTCGGCGGTGCGGGCGAAGTCGGGCGCAACTGCTGGGTGCTGGAGTACGGCGACGACGCGATCGTGCTCGACATGGGCGTGATGTTTCCCGAAAGCGAAATGCTGGGGGTCGACCTGATCATCCCCAATGTCACGTATGTGCAAGAGCGCAACGTCACGATCCACGGCGTGTTTATCTCGCACGGCCACGAAGATCATATCGGCGCGCTGCCCTACCTGCTGCCGCTGATCGGGATGCCGCCGGTGTACGGCACGACGCTCACGCTGGGGCTGATCCAGCCCAAGCTCAAGGAGCACAAGCTGCTCGATAAGGTCGAGCGGCGCACGATCGAGGCGAGCGGCAAGTACACCGTCGGCCCGTTCACGATCGAGCCGTTTCACATCGCGCACTCGATCCCCGACGCGGTCGCATTTGGGATTAGCACGCCAGCGGGTCTGGTCATCTATCTCACGGACTGGAAGTTCGATCACACGCCCGTCGATAACTGGCCGACCGATGTCACCAAGATGGCGGAGCTGGGACGGCGCAATCCGCTGCTGCTGCTGACCGACTGTGTGCGCGCCGAGTCGTCGGGCGTGACGCCCAGCGAGCGGGTGATCGGCGAGGCATTCGACAGCATCTTTGCTATCGCCCAGGGCCGGATCATCGTCGCAACCTTTGCGTCGAATATCTCGCGGGTGCAGCAGGTGATCGACACCGCCGATGCGTATGGCCGCAAGGTCGCGCCCGCCGGTCGGTCGATGGAGAACAACGTGCGGATCGCGCAGGAGCTCGGCTATCTGAAAGTGCCCGATGGCCTGATGATTCGGCCTACTCAGATGTCGGAGTACCGCGACGACGAGCTGGTTGTGGTCTGTACCGGCAGCCAGGGCGAGCCGATGGCGGCGCTGGCGCGCATGGCAAACCGCGACTATCCGCATCTCAAGATCAAAGAGGGCGATACCGTCGTCGTCTCGGCCACGCCGATCCCCGGCAACGAAACGTCGGTCCACAAGGTGATCGACAACCTGTACCGCCTGGGCGCGGAGGTGGTCTACGGCTCCGACTCACGCATCCATGTGTCGGGGCACGCCGCGCAGGAAGAGCTGAAGATGGCGCTGGCGCTGCTGCGGCCTCAGTTCGTCGTGCCATTCCACGGCGATTATCGTCACATGGCGATCTACCGGAAGCTGGCGCTGAGCATGGGCTACACCTCCGAGCGCGTCTTGCTGCCAGAAACCGGCGCGATCATGGAGTTTAGCCAGGATTACGGCGAGATCACCGGCAAGGCGCAGGGCGGCCTGATCTACGTCGACGGCACGACGATCGGCGGGGATGTCACCAACGCGGTGCTCCGCGACCGGCAGATGCTGGCGAAGGACGGCATTCTGATGATCGTCGTCAGCGTAGACAGCGTTACCGGCAAAGTCATCGCCGGGCCGGATGTGGTCAGTCGCGGCTTTACGCATGTCCGCCAGTCGACCGATCTGATCGACAGCACCAAGGAGCGCGTGCGCACGGCGCTGAATGGCTTTGCCGACCATGACGGGCTCAGCGGCACGAGCAGCACCGATTTGAACTATCTCCAGCGCAAGATCAAAGATACGGCCAGCGAGTACCTGTACCAGCAAACGCGCCGTCGTCCGATGATCTTGCCGGTGGTGATGGAGGTTTAAGCGACCCTCTGCCCGTCTCTGCTCCCGCAGCACGTGGGAGCGGAGCGATCACGGAGCGAGGGCCTGAAATGAGCAAGCATGGCCCGAAAGCGAACACAGCCCAAAAAGGCGTCATCGCGCGCCACGAAAAACGCCACGATGCAGCGGAAATCGCCGCGCAGCCGGAGCAGCACGGCCTCGCGTAAAGCTGCGCCCAGGTACAGGCCGTGGTTCTCGCCGCAGCAGCAGCGCGAGATGTTCGCGTTTGCGCTGATGGGCCTGGGCCTTCTGCTGCTGGTGCTGCTGGGCAGCGCGGAGCCGGGCGTCGTCGGCCAGGGCGTCGTCGGCTTTATCCAGGCGGCGTTCGGCAACAGCGGCGTGATCCTGCCGATCCTGTTCATGGTGGTCGGCGCGCTGATCCTGTGGCAGGAGCGCTTCGTCGACGCGCCGATCACCGGCGGCAACATCCTGGGCGTGGTGCTGCTGGCCTTCGTGCTGCTGTCGGCGGTCGAGTGGAACAGCACGCGCACGATCTTCGAGGACGGCCTGGACGCGCCCACGTCGATCGGCGGCGCGATCGACCTGGGGCTGATGATGGGCTTTGGCTTGGCGGGCGCGGGCGTGCTGCTGGCGCTGCTCTTCGTGCTGGGCGTGATGCTGACCTTCAACGTCACGCTGCGGCAGATCTTCGGCAAGCTCCGCGCGGGCGCTCAAGGGCTGTGGCTGCTGCTGTGGGGCGAGCATGTCGAGGTGCTGAATCCCGACCGCGATCTGGAGCCGGAGCCGGTGCCCTTTGCCGAGGAACTGAAGACCAAGCGCGCGCCGCGTCCGCCGCTCAACGGCGGGCAGAAGAATCCAGAGACGGCTCGGCATGCTCCGGCGCAGCTCAGCGATGAAGAGATGCAGCGCCAGATGATCTTCACGCCGATCGCCGCCCGTCCGACGCAGGCCAGCCTTTTCAATCGTCCGGAGAACCAGGCGGCTAAAGCCGAGCCGGTCAGCCCGCAGCGGGTAGCGCTGGCAAACGCCGAGACGCAGCGGATCGACGTGTCGCAGATTACCAATACCGCAATGCCTGCGTCGACCGCGCCGGTCAAGGCACCAGCGGCTTCTGAGCCGTCCAAGGACAAGGATAAGGCTGCGGTGGAGCCGGAGATCGCCGAGATCGACGCCAGCACGCCGCGCCAGATCTGGCCGATGCCCAGCGTGACGATCCTCGACCACTTCAGCGAGAGCGAGGTCGACGACAACGAGAAGCGTGCCAAGGCGCGGATCATCGAGGAGACGCTGGCGTCGTTCAAGATCGAGGCGCAGGTGGTGGGGATGAATCCCGGCCCTGCCGTGACGCAGTACCAGCTCCAGCCAGCGGTCGGCGTTAAGGTCAGCCGCATCACGGGCCTGGAGAAAGATCTCGCGCTGGCGCTGGCCGCGCCGTCGATCCGCATCGAAGCGCCGATCCCCGGCACGTCCTACATCGGCATCGAGATTCCGAACATGGCGATCTCGCTCGTCTCGATGAAAGAGGTGCTCGACACCGACGAGTTCAGCATGCACAAGGCTAGCCTGAAGCTGGCGCTGGGCAAGGATGTGTCGGGCACGCCGGTGATTACCGATCTGACCAGAGCGCCGCATCTGCTGATCGCCGGATCGACCGGATCGGGCAAGTCGATCGCGGTCAACTCGATCGTGTGTACGCTGCTGATGCAGTGTACGCCCGAAGAGCTGAAGTTTATCATGGTCGATCCCAAGATGGTCGAGCTGATCGTCTATAACAACATTCCGCATCTGCTCGCGCCGGTGGTGACGGAGCTTGAGCGCGTGGTCAGCCTGCTCAAGTGGGCGGTGCGCGAGATGGAGCGGCGCTACAAGCTGCTGGCGCAAAAAGGCTTCCGCAATATCGACTCGTACAACAAGGTGGCGAAGAAGGGCGGCGCTGGCCTGGAGCCGCTGCCCTACATCGTGATCATCATCGACGAGCTGGCCGACCTGATGATGATGGCTCCCGACGAGGTCGAGACGCTGGTCTGCCGTCTGGCACAGATGGCTCGCGCGATCGGTATTCATCTGATCCTGGCGACGCAGCGCCCGTCGGTCGATGTGGTCACGGGCCTGATCAAGGCGAACTTCCCGACACGCATGGCGTTCGCGGTGACATCGCAGATCGACTCGCGGGTGATCCTCGATCAGTCGGGCGCGGAGCAACTGCTCGGTCGCGGCGATATGCTCTACCTGGCGTCGGACGCACCCAAGCCGATCCGCGTGCAGGGCACGTACGTCTCGGATCGTGAGATCGAGTCGCTGACGCGCTTCTGGCGGGCCGCGCAGAAGCCTGCCGACGAGACGGGCGCTGCTCCTGGCGGCAAGAAGCCGCTGCCGCTCAAGCCGGTAGCCCGTGAGGGCGATCAGGCCGAGCCAGCGAGCCAGGAGCTGGTGCCGGGCGTCTCGCCGCTGCCCGAATCGCATACCGGACAGTTGAATCCTGCTGAGCAGGACGAGCTGCTGCCGAAGGCGATCCAGCTTGTGCGCCAGCATGAGCGCGCGTCGGCCTCGCTGCTGCAACGGCGGCTGCGGATCGGCTACTCCAAGGCGGCGCAGTTGATCGATCTGCTGGAGCAGCATGGCGTGGTCGGTCCCGCCGAGGGCGGGCGCTCGCGTGAGGTGCTCCACGACGACACAGACGATAGTCCGCTGTAGCTGTGTGGGACAGACGAAAGAAGAAGCGGGACGCAGCACGTCCCGCTTTTTTTGTTGGCTCCTGGTTGTATGCCGAACGCCCCGACACCCGCTCTACGCCCCCATCGTCAGCGCGCGCATAACCGTGGTGCCGCTGGGAATCTCCGTGCCCGGCAGGTCCGCCGCCGTCACTTCGGGATCGATGCGGCAGTGACGCCCGACGACCGTCCCGGCGGGCAGATCGACGCGCGGGCCGATCACGGTCAGCCCCTCGGTGATGTGATCGGGATCGGTGACGTTGGGCCGCACATCATCGCCCGTGCCGACCTGCGCGCCCGCGCCGATCCGCGTATTTTCGTCGATGATGCAGCGATCGACGACCGCATCCGCGCCGATCACCGTGCCCGACATGACGATCGCGTCGCGGACGATCGCGCCCGGCTCGACGTACACGCCCGGCGAGAGCACGCTGTTGATCACCTGCCCGTGGATCACGCAGCCGTTCGAGATCAGGCTGCGCTGGACCTTCGAGCCGGGCAGCAGCTTGACCGGCGGGCGCTCCTCGCTGCGGGTATGAATGACCCAGCGCGGATCGGCGATGTCCAGCGCGGGCTGCTCTTCCAGCAGGTCGAGCTGCGAACGCCAGTAGACCGGCAGGCTGCCGACATCCTGCCAGTAGCCGGTGAAGGACTCGGCGTAGACCGCGTCTTGCTGCACCATGCGCGGGATCAGGTTCAGGCCGATCTCGTGCGACGATGCGGGATCGCGCGCGTCTTCTTCCAGGCGGCGCAGCAGCCTGGCGGTGCTGAAGACGTACACGCCCATCGAGCCGAGCGTGCTGGTGCTCTGGAGCGGCTTCTCGTGGAACGCCACCACCCGATTCTGCTCGTCGGTCGTCACCATGCCGAAGCGATACGTTTCTTCGGGCCGCACGTTGACCACGCCGATCGTCAGGTCCGCGCCGCGCTCGGCGTGTCGTTGCAGCAGCGGACGATAATCCATCGTATAGACCTGATCGCCCGCCAGCACGAGCGTCACGTCGCTGTTGCTCTCGGCCAGCCTGCGCCGGTTCTGGTAGAGCGCGCCCGCCGTGCCCCGGTACACATCCTCGGCGAACTCGTCGCGGAACGGCTGCCAGATGAAGAGGCCGTTGGGCCGCCGCCGATCGAGATCCCACGGACCGCCCAGGCCCAGGTGGTCGATCAGCGGCTGCGGGCGATAGTCGGGCAGCACGGCGACGCGACGCAGCCCGGAGTTGACGCAGTTCGACAGAGCGAAATCAATGATGCGGTACTTCCCGGCGAACGGCAGCGCCGGTTTGGCTCGCTGCGCCGCCAGGATGCTCAACCGACGCTCACGACCGCCCGCCAGGATTAGGGTTAGTACGTTCATTGACACCTCGTTTGCGAGTTCCAAGTTTCAAGTTCCAAGTTGTTCTTTGTTCTCCGTCAGGCCCTTACCCAGCGCTCAGGCGGGCCTTCGCCTTCGCGGTGCAGGCGAGGGGGAGAATTTGCTCACTTGGTTCTCCGTTTGTTCCTTTGTTCTCAGCACAGCTACGCGAGAAAGAGCTGGGGGACACCTCACATCCCCAACCTCCGCTACGCTCGGCCCTACGCCCCGTACGGCACCCAGATATTCTTGATCTGCGTCGCCTGGCGCAGAAAGACCTCGCCCTCGCCCGCCCTCCTGTCGAGCCAGTCGCGGGGCTGGCTGGAAACCCAGGTGCGCTTGAGATTGCTCGTCGATGCCCGCTCGACCATTCCG belongs to Herpetosiphonaceae bacterium and includes:
- a CDS encoding glucose-1-phosphate adenylyltransferase family protein, translated to MNVLTLILAGGRERRLSILAAQRAKPALPFAGKYRIIDFALSNCVNSGLRRVAVLPDYRPQPLIDHLGLGGPWDLDRRRPNGLFIWQPFRDEFAEDVYRGTAGALYQNRRRLAESNSDVTLVLAGDQVYTMDYRPLLQRHAERGADLTIGVVNVRPEETYRFGMVTTDEQNRVVAFHEKPLQSTSTLGSMGVYVFSTARLLRRLEEDARDPASSHEIGLNLIPRMVQQDAVYAESFTGYWQDVGSLPVYWRSQLDLLEEQPALDIADPRWVIHTRSEERPPVKLLPGSKVQRSLISNGCVIHGQVINSVLSPGVYVEPGAIVRDAIVMSGTVIGADAVVDRCIIDENTRIGAGAQVGTGDDVRPNVTDPDHITEGLTVIGPRVDLPAGTVVGRHCRIDPEVTAADLPGTEIPSGTTVMRALTMGA